The Yersinia entomophaga nucleotide sequence CTGTACGTCAACGTTGAACCCCAACTTTTGTGCCAGTCCGATCATCCCGCGATTGTGCGGCATGGTAATGGCGGTTAAACGGGTTAAACCGTGGCCTCGGGTATAGTGAATCATTTTCTCCAATAGCCGACTGCCTAGCCCCAAACCTTTCAGGTCGGATCGAACCAGTACTGCGAACTCGGCGTCAATATTGTCTGGATCGCTTAAGGCGCGAGTGACACCAATGATTTCGCTGTTTCCATGTTGCTGACGCACAGCGACAAAAGCCATTTCTCGATCGTAGTCGATTTGCGTCATATTCGCCAAATCATCGTGATTGAACTCGTTTATCTCACTAAAATAGCGGTAATAAAGATCTTCTTTTGTCACCTTATCAATGAAGTCTTTCAGCAAAGGCTCGTCTTCTGGCAGGATTGGGCGGAACAGGCAGGAGGAACCGTCTTTTAGGTGCACCAGTTCTTCCAGTTCTTGCGGATAGGGACGAATGGCCAGGCGAGTTTGCGGATCGCCGCTAATTGGCGCCAACTGCATAGAAACATCCAATAGCGTGAATTCACTGCCGGAGGCCAGCACCGGGTGAATATCCAGACGGGTTATCTCTGGGCAATCGAGTATCAGATTGGAAACCTGCACCAGCAGGTGGCTAAGGCCAGGAATATCCAAAGGTTGTAGCGCGCCCCGCCGGCGAATTTTTCCACCTTTTACCGCCTGTAAAATCAGATAGCGGGCCAGCGCCATATTCAGCGGCGGCAGAGCAACCGCCGCCTGTGTTTCCTGATGCCACTCCACGCCACCTTCTCCCAGCATAATCAGCGGGCCGAAAATGGCATCTTGCTCCACCACAATCCGCAGTTCCTGTGCACCAGCGCGGTGAGCCATGCTTTGTACCAGCAGGCCATGAATACGTGCCTGGGGATAAGTGCGCTTAACCCGATCGAGAATATCATCAGCGGCGCGCTGCACTTCTAGCGCGGTGCGCAGATAGAGCATTACCCCCTGAACCTCCGATTTGTGGGGAATATCCGGTGAGCGCAGTTTGATTGCTACCGGATAGCCAATTTGTTCAGCGATATGTACCGCTTCCACGCTGTCACTGGCAATCCAGGTTGGCAGGATGCTAAGACCGTAGGCTTGCAGAATTGGCTGCACTTCATGGGTATCCAATTGCGTAGTGCCTTCCGCCAGCGCCTGACGAATTAACTGATGCACGTGAGTGGTATTGGCTGTTAGTCCTACCGGTAGAGCGGGTGTTTCCTTTAATTGTTTCTGGTTACGGCGGTATTCCACCATATGCATAAAAGCGGTAATAGCGCCCTCTGGAGTGCGATAAGTCGGTATTCCCGCTTCGGTAAACATTCGGCGGGCGTCCTGAGATGAATATTCGCCACACCAATTAGTTAGTAAGGTAATTCGTTTTCCGCGCGGGTGTTGCTGGATGGCCGAAATCAGCAGTTCGGCCGTTTTATTACCGGGAGCCGCCGCGCTAGGGGAGTGAATTAATAGCAGCGCATCATAATCTGTACTGTCTAATAACGGCCTGACCGCCGCCAGGTAGCGTTCAGCGCTGGCATCGTCCCGTAGGTCTATTGGGTTGCGGATGGTGACAAAAGGCGGTAGTGCCTCGCTTAGCGCGCGATGAGTTTGTTCCGATAAGGTCGCCAGCTTGCCGTTACGGCTAATCAATTCGTCCAGTGCCATCGCCGCTGGCGCAGAGCCGTTGCTGACAATCAGTAGCTTTTCACCGCGTAGCGGGCGCATATGACTGAGCGTTTCGACCGCAGAGAATAATTCGTGCGTGTCTTGCACTCGCAATAAACCCGCTCGTTGGATTGCTGCGTCGTAGGCGGCGTCCAGCCCTTGCTGGCCATCGAGTAACTGCTGAGCGCGCTGAGTTCGACCACTTTTTACTACTAAAATGGGTTTATTACGCGAGGCGCTGCGAGAGGCGGATAAAAAGCGGCGGGCGTCGCTGATATGCTCGATATACAGCATGATGGCGCTGGTTTTGGCATCGCGAGACAGGAAATCGAGCAGATCATCCAAATCGATATCCAAACTGTCGCCCAGCGCAATAAAGTAGGAAAAACCGACTTCTCGCTGCTGCGCCCAGTCCAGCACCGTGTTGGCCACCGCCGCCGACTGGGAGATGAATGCCAGCTTGCCTTTTTGAATCGGAACTGGAGAAAAACTGGCGTTCAGTCCTTGCCACGGAGCCAGTAGCCCAAGGCTATTTGGCCCAAGTAATCGCATGTTATAGCGATGGGCACAGGCTTTTAACTCGGCGAATTGATCTGGCGGCGCGGACAGAATAATAACGGTTTTACAGCCGCGGGTGCCTAAGGCATCCAAAAGTGACAGATTACGGCTGGCATTGGTGCAGAGAATGGCTAAATCCGGCGTTAGCGGCAGGGACGCGATATCCGGATAGGCCAATACGCCGCTGACCGCTTTATAGCTTGGCGTGACCGGTAAAATTGGCCCATTAAACCCGCCGTCCAGCAGATTACGCATCATCAGGAAGCCCGCCCGCTCCGGTTTTTCAGAGGCACCGATAACCGCAATCGACTTGGGGCGTAACAGTGCTTCTAATCCTCGTTGGCTCATGGCGTCTCCTGTTAGTTAACCTGCTAAAGGTTGCCAGAGAGACTTTAGTCGTTTTTTGGCAGAATTGCTGTGACCCGTGGCACTGGATGGTGAGGTTTGCCTGCTAAGTATTGCTGCCTGAAATAGTTAAAGTGTGCGCTCAGTCCTTCCGCCGCTTGCAAATCGCCAGCCTGCTCCAGCAAAGCGGCAGCAACTTCAACGGTGCAATGCTGTTCCGGTCGCTGGGCTTCGCGTAGCTGATAGTTTGAAGTCATGTTGACGTTAAGAGAAAGCATCGGTAATCCCGCAAGATATGGGCTTTTGCGAAACATTTTCTTTGCTTCTGTCCAAGTGCCGTCGAGCAGAATAAACAGCGGTGGCTTGCCGCCTGCAGGGATCTTATTAAGAACCTGTCGATCCGGTTCGGCGTAGGCTTCGGGAAACACGACATAAGGCTGGCGGGAAGGATCGGCAATGGCTGCTAGTAGCGCCGGGTCTACTTCAGTTCTGGCCCACAGGAAGGCCTGTGTGTTCGGCAGAATATCGGCGATTAAACGGCCGGTATTGCTGGGTTTAAGCGGCTCGGTGTCGAACATCACCAAACAAAAACGGCTGGTGGCCTGTAATGGTCTAATGGTGTCGCACAGACACAGACGCTCGGCCAGCAG carries:
- a CDS encoding bifunctional acetate--CoA ligase family protein/GNAT family N-acetyltransferase codes for the protein MSQRGLEALLRPKSIAVIGASEKPERAGFLMMRNLLDGGFNGPILPVTPSYKAVSGVLAYPDIASLPLTPDLAILCTNASRNLSLLDALGTRGCKTVIILSAPPDQFAELKACAHRYNMRLLGPNSLGLLAPWQGLNASFSPVPIQKGKLAFISQSAAVANTVLDWAQQREVGFSYFIALGDSLDIDLDDLLDFLSRDAKTSAIMLYIEHISDARRFLSASRSASRNKPILVVKSGRTQRAQQLLDGQQGLDAAYDAAIQRAGLLRVQDTHELFSAVETLSHMRPLRGEKLLIVSNGSAPAAMALDELISRNGKLATLSEQTHRALSEALPPFVTIRNPIDLRDDASAERYLAAVRPLLDSTDYDALLLIHSPSAAAPGNKTAELLISAIQQHPRGKRITLLTNWCGEYSSQDARRMFTEAGIPTYRTPEGAITAFMHMVEYRRNQKQLKETPALPVGLTANTTHVHQLIRQALAEGTTQLDTHEVQPILQAYGLSILPTWIASDSVEAVHIAEQIGYPVAIKLRSPDIPHKSEVQGVMLYLRTALEVQRAADDILDRVKRTYPQARIHGLLVQSMAHRAGAQELRIVVEQDAIFGPLIMLGEGGVEWHQETQAAVALPPLNMALARYLILQAVKGGKIRRRGALQPLDIPGLSHLLVQVSNLILDCPEITRLDIHPVLASGSEFTLLDVSMQLAPISGDPQTRLAIRPYPQELEELVHLKDGSSCLFRPILPEDEPLLKDFIDKVTKEDLYYRYFSEINEFNHDDLANMTQIDYDREMAFVAVRQQHGNSEIIGVTRALSDPDNIDAEFAVLVRSDLKGLGLGSRLLEKMIHYTRGHGLTRLTAITMPHNRGMIGLAQKLGFNVDVQLEDGIVNLELTL
- a CDS encoding tRNA-uridine aminocarboxypropyltransferase, with the translated sequence MTENAVLRLRKQRLDASTRPYRARGCRAIRCQNCLLAERLCLCDTIRPLQATSRFCLVMFDTEPLKPSNTGRLIADILPNTQAFLWARTEVDPALLAAIADPSRQPYVVFPEAYAEPDRQVLNKIPAGGKPPLFILLDGTWTEAKKMFRKSPYLAGLPMLSLNVNMTSNYQLREAQRPEQHCTVEVAAALLEQAGDLQAAEGLSAHFNYFRQQYLAGKPHHPVPRVTAILPKND